One Euwallacea fornicatus isolate EFF26 chromosome 14, ASM4011564v1, whole genome shotgun sequence genomic region harbors:
- the LOC136343340 gene encoding calcium-binding protein E63-1-like encodes MSVPRLGRRRSSSIKKEFSEKELRDLRTAFDLLDRNQDGQVTTREFKIMLNNLGIEIKEDKVQELIMCASHAGKELIDENDFLKFVKQIQDLCHLNPPSEDEQLDLLAAFQVFDMDNDGYITKDELRIAMEMIGEEISEDQLTHVMNTADTDRDGKINYNEFAQLLS; translated from the exons ATGTCAGTGCCCAGATTGGGAAGACGGCGG agTTCTTCCATAAAAAAGGAGTTTTCGGAAAAAGAGCTAAGAG actTAAGAACAGCGTTCGACCTACTGGACAGAAATCAGGACGGACAAGTCACTAcaagagaatttaaaattatgctgAACAATCTAGGCATTGAAATCAAAGAAGATAAGGTTCAGGAGCTGATAATGTGTGCTAGTCATGCTG GCAAAGAACTAATAGACGAAAACGACTTCCTAAAATTCGTGAAACAGATCCAGGATTTATGCCACCTGAACCCACCAAGTGAAGATGAACAACTCGATCTTTTGGCCGCCTTCCAGGTCTTCGATATGGATAATGACGGATATATTACAAAGGACGAACTACGGATAGCGATGGAGATGATTGGAGAGGAGATTAGTGAAGACCAGCTTACGCACGTCATGAACACCGCTGACACAGATAGGGATGGAAAGATTAACTACAATG AATTTGCCCAATTATTATCATAA
- the spict gene encoding magnesium transporter NIPA2, with amino-acid sequence MYTKEIETPSRKSPDSEHKKFTFYIGLLLAISSSIFIGSSFIIKKLSLKRLSKVGGVRAGAGGFGYLKDWMWWVGFLTMGVGELANFGAYAFAPASLVTPLGALSVLVSAVLASKFLNEILSFNAKMGCLLCVLGSIVIVIHAPHDEEFDSIDALLSKVMEPDFLYYLFLVAVIVISIVFFLGPRYGSRYVAVYLSLCSAMGSLTVMSCKALGLSIRAAVTGDLLHKDLWIVFFLLFIVVIFICLQMNYLNKALDIFDTSLVTPVYYVMFTTMVIVVSAILFKEWAHMEWTNILGALCGFGITIVAIFLLSGNHKDTHMPIAKNSREFREYGSNRFLRTV; translated from the exons ATGTATACCAAAGAAATAGAGACTCCGAGTAGGAAATCTCCTGATTCAGAGCACAAAAAATTCACCTTCTACATAGGGTTATTGTTAGCAATaagttcttcaattttcatCGGTTCCAGCTTTATTATAAAGAAACTATCCCTTAAAAGGTTAAGTAAAGTAGGTGGGGTAAGGGCAGGTGCTGGTGGTTTTGGCTATCTGAAGGATTGGATGTGGTGGGTTGGGTTCTTGACAA TGGGTGTAGGCGAACTTGCCAACTTTGGAGCATATGCATTTGCTCCAGCCTCACTTGTCACTCCACTAGGAGCTCTTAGTGTACTTGTGTCTGCAGTattagcttcaaaatttctgaatgaaattttaagttttaatgcAAAA ATGGGTTGCCTACTATGTGTATTGGGCTCTATTGTAATAGTGATACATGCCCCTCATGATGAGGAATTTGATTCTATCGATGCGCTGCTGTCTAAAGTCATGGAGCCAGATTTCCTTTACTATTTATTTCTTGTTGCCGTTATTGTGATTTCCATAGTATTCTTCTTGGGCCCTCGATATGGTAGTAGGTATGTTGCTGTTTATCTCTCACTTTGCTCAGCTATGGGCAGCTTGACTGTTATGTCATGTAAAGCTCTGGGGCTTTCAATCAGGGCAGCCGTTACAG gtGATCTCCTCCATAAGGATCTTTGGATAGTCTTCTTCTTGTTATTCATAGTAGTCATCTTTATCTGCCTTCAAATGAATTACTTGAACAAGGCATTGGATATTTTTGACACAAGTTTAGTAACTCCAGTTTACTATGTAATGTTCACCACAATGGTGATAGTTGTATcagcaattttgtttaaagaatGGGCCCATATGGAGTGGACAAATATCCTAGGGGCTTTGTGTGGGTTTGGAATTACAATTGTCGCGATATTTTTGCTCAGTGGGAATCATAAAGATACTCATATGCCTATAGCAAAAAACAGTCGGGAGTTTAGAGAATATGGAAGCAATCGATTTCTAAGAACGGTGTGA